The Eremothecium cymbalariae DBVPG#7215 chromosome 8, complete sequence genome has a window encoding:
- the SDH2 gene encoding succinate dehydrogenase iron-sulfur protein subunit SDH2 (similar to Ashbya gossypii ACL065C) → MVFRSGFGRVLSRGLATEVGVGGSGSVGRFKTFKIYRWNPDKPAEKPRLQSYDVNLDECGPMVLDALIKIKNEQDSTLTFRRSCREGICGSCAMNINGRNTLACLCKIDQDERKNLKVYPLPHMYVVKDLVPDLTNFYKQYKSVQPYLQRTAKPADGKENLQSIDDRKKLDGLYECILCACCSTACPSYWWNNEQYLGPAVLMQAYRWIIDSRDEATAKRKDMLQNSMSVYRCHTIMNCTKTCPKGLNPGRAIAEIKKALATS, encoded by the coding sequence ATGGTTTTCAGGTCAGGGTTTGGACGTGTGCTAAGTAGAGGTCTTGCCACAGAAGTGGGCGTGGGGGGGTCAGGATCGGTAGGTCGTTTCAAGACATTCAAGATATACAGATGGAATCCGGACAAGCCGGCAGAGAAGCCTAGGTTGCAGAGTTATGATGTGAATTTGGATGAATGTGGGCCGATGGTGTTGGATGCTTTGATTAAGATCAAGAATGAGCAAGATTCGACGTTAACTTTCCGGAGGTCGTGCAGGGAGGGGATTTGTGGGTCATGTGCTATGAATATCAATGGGAGGAACACTTTGGCGTGTTTGTGCAAGATTGATCAGGATGAGCGGAAGAACTTGAAGGTTTATCCGTTGCCGCATATGTATGTTGTGAAGGATTTGGTGCCGGATTTGACGAATTTCTACAAGCAGTACAAGTCTGTGCAGCCTTATTTGCAGCGAACAGCGAAGCCTGCTGATGGGAAGGAGAATTTGCAGAGTATTGACGACCGTAAGAAGTTGGACGGGTTGTACGAGTGTATTTTGTGTGCGTGCTGTTCTACGGCGTGTCCCTCGTACTGGTGGAATAATGAGCAGTACTTAGGACCTGCTGTGTTGATGCAGGCGTATCGGTGGATTATTGATTCGAGGGATGAGGCGACTGCTAAGCGTAAAGATATGTTGCAGAACTCGATGTCCGTGTACAGATGTCACACAATTATGAACTGTACAAAGACGTGTCCAAAGGGTTTGAATCCTGGGCGTGCTATTGCTGAGATTAAGAAGGCTTTAGCGACGTCCTAG
- the ATG10 gene encoding E2-like conjugating enzyme (similar to Ashbya gossypii ACL066C) — protein sequence MHIQRYFLPDLVWDKGHICALLVSSGSGDLTNPHHTSPPLLSTWMIAAEEFREQCQQELLPLINRWHMCQQACWSQTLHCLDLVLFLCKGRRRAPPFAKLDVRISYNQVYRTPQLQFRFWELDTSTAEFESWRLRFKDLSEIPLFNRASFSITLGQTIHGNRTEAWYLVNACDTEDNVGPEPVHYMHRWFSRYGTLFDDQLGVLFVASL from the coding sequence ATGCACATTCAAAGGTACTTTTTGCCGGACTTGGTGTGGGACAAAGGACATATATGTGCATTGCTTGTTTCCTCTGGAAGTGGGGATCTTACAAACCCTCACCACACATCGCCCCCTCTGCTAAGCACCTGGATGATAGCAGCTGAAGAATTTCGAGAACAATGCCAACAAGAGCTGTTACCCTTGATAAATCGCTGGCATATGTGCCAGCAGGCTTGCTGGAGTCAGACTCTGCATTGCCTTGATCTTGTGCTGTTCCTTTGCAAAGGGCGGCGCAGAGCGCCGCCCTTTGCGAAGTTGGACGTTCGAATCAGCTATAACCAAGTATATCGCACACCACAACTGCAATTTCGTTTTTGGGAATTAGACACAAGTACCGCAGAGTTTGAATCATGGCGACTACGTTTCAAAGATCTCTCGGAGATTCCCCTGTTTAATAGGGCTAGTTTCTCGATAACTTTAGGACAAACCATCCATGGAAACCGCACGGAGGCCTGGTATCTCGTAAACGCCTGTGACACAGAGGATAACGTGGGCCCAGAACCAGTACACTACATGCACAGATGGTTTTCCCGCTATGGAACGCTCTTTGACGACCAGTTAGGCGTCCTCTTTGTTGCTTCTCTTTAA
- the GOS1 gene encoding Gos1p (similar to Ashbya gossypii ACL067C), which translates to MGSFVTVRGKAISLESQADTLLSRYSSYAQTTSSEADSNEKNLDERIERLLTERKGVVDQLQGICDDSVNISSSKLSQLQRHREILQQHWQTFYEIRSSIQQERSRINLLCSVKRTIKENRKDQSELQTDEDSYIANESRRIEESHSVVDRLISQAFETRDHFVSQRVTLQRANDRVYQTLQRIPGIKHVIANINTRRRKNALILSSLITACILFLFFTW; encoded by the coding sequence ATGGGATCGTTTGTTACAGTTAGAGGCAAGGCCATTTCTTTAGAGTCGCAAGCGGACACGCTACTATCTCGGTACTCATCATATGCACAAACTACAAGCAGTGAAGCAGATAGTAATGAGAAGAACCTTGATGAGAGGATAGAGAGATTGCTAACTGAGAGGAAGGGTGTGGTAGACCAATTACAAGGGATTTGTGATGATTCCGTGAATATTAGTTCATCCAAGCTATCACAGTTGCAACGACACAGGGAGATACTGCAACAACACTGGCAGACGTTTTACGAGATTAGGTCCTCTATTCAGCAGGAACGGAGTAGGATTAACCTGCTTTGCAGCGTTAAACGGACCATAAAGGAGAATAGGAAGGACCAGAGCGAGTTGCAGACGGACGAGGATAGTTACATTGCCAACGAGTCTAGACGCATTGAAGAGTCGCACAGCGTGGTTGACAGACTCATATCACAAGCGTTTGAGACTAGAGACCACTTTGTTTCACAGCGTGTCACATTACAACGGGCTAACGACCGGGTATATCAGACGTTGCAACGGATTCCTGGTATCAAACACGTCATTGCAAACATAAATACaagaaggagaaagaaCGCATTGATATTGTCTAGTCTCATCACGGCAtgcattttatttttgttctttaCCTGGTAA
- the FPS1 gene encoding Fps1p (similar to Ashbya gossypii ACL068W), protein MGENIGISYQETGKGRDLGNHGESGEVAFGRDLSLHPDMERQGSGGGRESAGVAGYVASESGGVPFPMQEVVPSTSAIAANIRNRSLKASKGQKMDGARRSGSTFSEYIGDGMRHDEEEEDQTSIPMMVKSKALYQNPQTPTVLPSNYQPINQWSQFKDRYLKEFFAEFLGTLVLVFFGDAVVAQVRTSSQSRTRLFLSKLDEGSLSADTISYLQYLVTPDVAGSGVSVSLCWAAGVVLGFYASGGSAISGGHLNPVVTLANYFFRGLPARKVPIYWAGQMLGGYFGGLLTFWYYHSVILENFPDWRTNEAVIGCFSVVPLPYLTPSRQFISELVIGALLILGIFSLTDPYTCLSPDLFPVMLFLLIFALLAAGSYQTGAALNPARDIGPRLAMWTVGFDRSLLWSKHQHFFWVILTAPFIGGCLGALIYDVLIFQGHESPVNQPVAVWMAKLRRKISPRGSKMSNDGSYGTNADLSISEKEIQISDIQSNRKVSHRDVAFKSASNNAMTVGSQKQ, encoded by the coding sequence ATGGGTGAGAATATTGGAATTTCGTATCAAGAAACGGGGAAGGGGAGAGATTTGGGTAATCATGGTGAGTCTGGTGAGGTTGCGTTTGGGCGGGATTTGAGCTTGCATCCTGATATGGAGAGGCAGGGGTCTGGTGGTGGAAGGGAAAGCGCGGGGGTGGCTGGATATGTGGCGTCGGAATCTGGCGGAGTGCCATTCCCCATGCAGGAGGTTGTTCCAAGCACCAGTGCGATTGCAGCTAATATTAGAAACCGCAGTTTGAAGGCGTCCAAGGGCCAGAAGATGGACGGTGCCAGGAGGTCTGGTTCGACGTTTTCGGAGTATATCGGGGATGGGATGAGGCAcgatgaagaggaagaggatCAAACGTCGATTCCGATGATGGTCAAGTCCAAGGCTCTTTACCAGAATCCGCAGACTCCGACTGTTTTGCCCTCTAATTATCAGCCCATCAACCAGTGGTCGCAGTTCAAGGACCGGTATCTCAAGGAGTTTTTCGCCGAGTTTTTGGGGACGCTCGTTTTGGTATTTTTTGGAGATGCGGTGGTTGCGCAGGTGAGGACGTCGTCACAATCGCGTACTCGTTTGtttctttccaaattgGACGAGGGGTCGCTTTCTGCAGATACAATCTCATACCTGCAGTACTTGGTCACGCCGGATGTTGCTGGATCAGGTGTTTCTGTGTCGCTATGCTGGGCCGCTGGAGTTGTTTTGGGTTTCTATGCATCTGGGGGATCGGCGATTTCCGGTGGGCATTTGAACCCTGTGGTGACGTTGGCCAACTATTTTTTTAGAGGGTTGCCCGCTAGAAAAGTTCCTATTTACTGGGCCGGGCAGATGCTGGGTGGTTACTTTGGTGGTTTGTTGACGTTTTGGTATTATCATTCTGTtatattggaaaactttCCTGATTGGAGAACCAATGAGGCTGTCATTGGCTGTTTCTCCGTGGTTCCTTTGCCGTACTTGACTCCAAGCAGACAGTTTATTAGCGAATTGGTCATTGGTGCCTTGTTGATCTTGGGAATTTTTTCACTTACTGATCCCTATACCTGTCTGTCTCCGGATTTGTTCCCTGTGATGTTATTCTTGTTGATTTTTGCTCTATTGGCTGCTGGTTCATACCAGACAGGAGCAGCTTTAAATCCAGCGCGTGATATAGGTCCGCGACTCGCTATGTGGACTGTCGGTTTTGATAGATCGCTGCTCTGGAGTAAACATCAGCACTTCTTCTGGGTTATATTGACAGCACCATTTATTGGTGGGTGTTTGGGGGCTTTGATATACGACGTCTTGATTTTCCAAGGCCACGAGTCGCCCGTCAACCAACCGGTCGCCGTTTGGATGGCTAAGTTGAGAAGGAAGATAAGCCCTAGAGGAAGCAAGATGAGTAATGACGGATCTTACGGTACAAATGCTGACCTGTCGATTTCTGAAAAGGAGATCCAAATTAGCGACATCCAAAGCAATCGTAAAGTCTCCCACAGGGATGTTGCCTTCAAGTCTGCTTCCAATAACGCGATGACGGTGGGATCGCAAAAGCAGTGA
- the GUT1 gene encoding glycerol kinase (similar to Ashbya gossypii ACL069C), with amino-acid sequence MTLSKDPMAEIPLIASIDVGTTSTRAILFNKMGQEVSKYQIEYSTTATKDKEAAAAAANGGDKSPQQNVIFSAEGVAIEANEYVEIEVNDPTLRFPHPGWVECKPMNILANVVQCFAATLISINKVNEDRVANNFAPYVITCIGVTNMRETTIVWSKETGLPVVDYGIVWNDTRTMDIVNAKKSSTTLEESERLRAKTGLPVFSTYFSCSKLRWFLDNVPEVQEAYEKSDLMFGTVDTWLIYHLTKNHNFVSDVTNASRTGFMNLDTLDYDPELLEYWGIDQTKVNMPKILPSAYHYGDFCAPEITKNKLTEAAWKVLQDFAVKCVPIQGCLGDQSSSLVGQMAFKAGSAKCTYGTGCFLLFNTGIKKLISQHGALTTFGYWFPNLEGEEECKPHFVLEGSVAVAGAVVQWLRDNLRLFPRAEDVGPLASRVPDSGGVVFVPAFSGLFAPYWDSEARGTIMGMSQFTTASHIARAAIEGVCFQARAILKAMSSDAFGEAAKDSDFLEELVDAGTYEHSPLSILAVDGGMSKSDEVMQIQADILGPCVKVRRSPSAECTALGAAIAASMAYENPADRMWKDLEDVKTWIFRGGLSKEEALRSSDSVSSRLKIFASQSDDKVRRKNWKRWETAIERTKGWLGDAEGSTSTSVN; translated from the coding sequence ATGACTTTGAGTAAGGATCCCATGGCTGAGATTCCGCTTATTGCGTCGATAGATGTAGGCACGACGTCGACTCGTGCCATCTTGTTCAACAAGATGGGCCAGGAAGTGTCGAAGTACCAGATAGAATACTCGACGACGGCGACCAAGGACAAGGAGGCGGCCGCAGCAGCGGCTAACGGCGGGGACAAGAGTCCTCAGCAGAATGTTATATTTTCTGCGGAGGGGGTTGCTATCGAGGCCAACGAGTATGTGGAGATAGAGGTGAATGATCCCACTCTGCGGTTCCCCCATCCGGGGTGGGTTGAGTGCAAGCCGATGAACATCTTGGCTAATGTGGTGCAGTGTTTTGCTGCGACGTTGATTTCTATCAACAAGGTGAATGAGGACCGTGTTGCGAACAACTTCGCACCATATGTGATCACGTGCATTGGTGTGACCAACATGAGAGAGACGACGATTGTGTGGTCCAAGGAGACGGGGCTGCCCGTGGTGGACTATGGTATTGTGTGGAATGACACGCGTACGATGGACATTGTGAATGCGAAGAAGAGCAGCACGACGCTGGAGGAGTCGGAGCGTTTGAGGGCCAAGACGGGGCTGCCGGTGTTTTCCACGTACTTCTCATGCTCCAAGTTGCGCTGGTTTTTGGACAACGTGCCTGAAGTGCAGGAGGCGTACGAGAAGTCGGACTTGATGTTTGGCACCGTGGACACATGGTTAATTTACCACTTGACCAAGAACCACAACTTTGTGTCGGACGTTACCAATGCGTCCAGAACGGGGTTCATGAACCTGGACACGTTGGACTACGACCCTGAGTTGCTGGAGTATTGGGGAATCGACCAGACCAAGGTCAACATGCCCAAGATTTTGCCCTCCGCTTACCACTACGGCGACTTTTGCGCGCCGGAAATCACCAAGAATAAGTTGACTGAGGCGGCCTGGAAGGTCTTGCAGGACTTTGCAGTCAAGTGTGTGCCAATCCAAGGTTGTTTGGGCGACCAGAGTTCTTCTTTGGTGGGCCAGATGGCTTTCAAGGCTGGTTCCGCCAAGTGTACGTACGGTACCGGATGcttcttgttgttcaaCACGGGTATCAAGAAATTGATCTCACAGCACGGTGCCTTGACCACCTTTGGCTACTGGTTCCCCAACTTAGAAGGCGAGGAAGAATGCAAGCCTCACTTTGTCCTGGAAGGTTCCGTCGCTGTCGCCGGTGCCGTCGTCCAGTGGCTAAGAGACAACTTGCGTCTGTTCCCTAGAGCGGAAGACGTGGGCCCCTTGGCATCCAGAGTTCCCGATTCTGGCGGTGTTGTGTTTGTCCCCGCCTTCAGTGGTCTGTTTGCTCCATACTGGGACTCCGAGGCGCGTGGTACCATCATGGGTATGTCGCAATTTACCACTGCATCTCATATCGCCCGTGCAGCCATCGAGGGTGTCTGTTTCCAGGCAAGAGCCATCTTGAAGGCCATGAGCTCCGACGCGTTTGGCGAAGCGGCCAAGGACAGCgatttcttggaagaaCTCGTCGACGCAGGAACCTACGAACATTCTCCGTTGTCTATATTGGCCGTTGACGGAGGCATGTCCAAGTCCGATGAAGTCATGCAAATACAGGCCGATATCTTGGGACCTTGCGTCAAGGTCAGAAGATCCCCCTCCGCGGAATGCACTGCCTTGGGTGCGGCCATTGCGGCTTCCATGGCATACGAGAACCCCGCAGACCGTATGTGGAAAGACCTAGAGGACGTCAAGACGTGGATATTCCGCGGTGGTCTAAGTAAAGAGGAAGCATTGCGTTCGTCTGACAGCGTCTCGTCACGGTTGAAGATATTTGCCAGCCAGTCCGATGACAAAGTCAGAAGAAAGAACTGGAAACGCTGGGAGACGGCCATTGAACGTACCAAGGGCTGGTTGGGAGATGCAGAAGGCAGCACCAGCACCTCTGTGAACTAG
- a CDS encoding 60S ribosomal protein eL8 (similar to Ashbya gossypii ACL070C): MAPSKKVNPAPLSTKSAKSFHAKNPLAVSEPRKYGIGQSIQPKRNLSRYVRWPEYVKLQRQKKILSIRLKVPPSIAQFQYTLDRNTAAETFKLFNKYRPETASEKKERLTKEAAAIAEGKTKQEASPKPYVVKFGLNHVVSLVENKKAKLVLIANDVDPIELVVFLPALCKKMGVPYAIVKGKARLGTLVNQKTSAVAALTEVREGDEAALAKLISTVNANYMEKYDETKKHWGGGIMGAKAQARLAKRTRASEAA, translated from the coding sequence ATGGCTCCATCCAAGAAGGTTAACCCAGCCCCTCTATCTACCAAGTCTGCAAAGTCTTTCCATGCCAAAAACCCATTGGCCGTTTCGGAACCAAGGAAATATGGTATTGGTCAATCCATCCAGCCAAAGAGAAACTTGTCCAGATATGTCAGATGGCCAGAATATGTCAAGTTGCAAAGACAAAAGAAGATCTTGTCCATCAGATTGAAGGTCCCACCTTCCATCGCTCAATTCCAATACACTTTGGACAGAAACACCGCTGCTGAAACCTTCAAGTTGTTCAACAAGTACAGACCTGAAACCGCTTCCGAAAAGAAGGAGAGATTGACCAAGGAAGCCGCCGCCATCGCCGAAGGCAAGACCAAGCAGGAAGCCTCTCCAAAGCCATACGTTGTCAAGTTTGGTTTGAACCACGTTGTCTCCTTGGTTGAAAACAAGAAAGCCAAGTTGGTCCTTATCGCCAACGACGTTGACCCCATCGAATTGGTCGTCTTCTTGCCTGCTTTGTGTAAGAAGATGGGTGTTCCATACGCCATCGTCAAGGGTAAGGCCAGATTGGGTACCTTGGTTAACCAGAAGACTTCCGCGGTCGCCGCCTTGACCGAGGTCAGAGAGGGCGACGAAGCCGCCTTGGCCAAGTTGATCTCCACCGTTAACGCCAACTACATGGAGAAGTACGACGAAACCAAGAAGCACTGGGGTGGTGGTATCATGGGCGCTAAGGCTCAAGCCAGATTGGCCAAGAGAACCAGAGCCTCCGAGGCCGCATAA
- a CDS encoding RNA-binding protein (similar to Ashbya gossypii ACL071C), giving the protein MSAETVTTTAPITETIVVPAVPAPSAVDAQLDESPRPDVDPNTTIFIGNLTGDCSEDDLKQVFGLDVDVEIPSNKTGKFYKQRYAFVKFPVKIDFDAVKEKYDKTVVKDRAIYIRQALTREQRDQQKQQKRGGLNARGTSSRRGKKFVRGQAVPAPPQREKVPLDQMQRSFDTLYVNNIPYYATKEEIAEFFGTKAELIVLPMRRMRDTVSNRYFYSKSMNRGIAFVAFEGMSEGDDAITRKMEEFQSKTLKDREITVDVAATKPESDDQLGAAAADTAGNLSISNASHPH; this is encoded by the coding sequence ATGTCCGCTGAAACTGTGACTACGACCGCCCCTATAACTGAAACTATTGTTGTGCCAGCTGTTCCAGCTCCCTCCGCCGTCGATGCCCAGCTCGACGAGTCCCCAAGGCCCGACGTCGACCCCAACACGACGATTTTCATAGGGAATCTCACTGGCGACTGCTCCGAAGACGATCTCAAACAGGTGTTTGGCTTGGACGTGGACGTGGAAATCCCCTCCAACAAGACGGGCAAGTTCTACAAGCAGAGGTACGCGTTTGTCAAGTTCCCTGTCAAAATCGACTTTGACGCAgtcaaagaaaaatacGATAAAACCGTGGTGAAGGATAGAGCCATCTACATCCGGCAGGCCCTGACCAGGGAACAAAGAGatcaacagaaacaacaaaaaagggGTGGGTTGAACGCGAGGGGGACCAGTAGTCGCCGGGGCAAAAAGTTTGTTCGGGGCCAGGCTGTTCCTGCGCCCCCGCAGAGAGAAAAGGTCCCGTTAGACCAGATGCAGAGATCTTTCGACACGTTGTACGTCAATAATATCCCCTATTACGCGACCAAGGAGGAGATCGCAGAGTTCTTTGGCACCAAGGCAGAACTTATTGTTTTGCCCATGAGACGTATGCGTGACACCGTTTCGAACCGGTATTTCTACTCCAAGTCGATGAATCGGGGTATCGCCTTTGTCGCCTTCGAAGGCATGAGCGAGGGCGATGACGCCATCACCAGGAAAATGGAAGAGTTCCAGTCCAAGACTTTGAAGGACAGAGAAATCACCGTAGATGTTGCGGCTACTAAACCTGAGTCCGACGACCAGCTCGGTGCAGCCGCCGCTGACACTGCGGGTAATTTGAGTATTAGCAATGCGTCTCACCCACACTGA